Proteins found in one Zea mays cultivar B73 chromosome 1, Zm-B73-REFERENCE-NAM-5.0, whole genome shotgun sequence genomic segment:
- the LOC103642306 gene encoding probable LRR receptor-like serine/threonine-protein kinase At4g31250, translated as MAGVPSSLARLYFLLLPLATGCLLLLSAEAARLPLSLAPADAAADALLRLKAGINDSGGALGSWSPDTSPCGDGDGGGASWKGVMCNRDGVHGLQLEGMGLSGVLDLRALTSLPGPGLRTLSFMDNDFAGPLPDVKALSGLRALFLSGNKFSGVIPADAFAGMGSLKKVVLSNNDFTGPIPASLADAPRLLELQLNGNKFQGKIPDLKQDELTAVNLANNELEGEIPPSLKFTPPDMFAGNTKLCGPPLGVKCEAPPPPSASPSPSPPPSPKTPPPASVKEGTTPSQPAADTVASTGASSADDAKQDEGHKPVEGSTSTSFGVLAAFIGTLGIAGVAFVALRRRRGYKTKNFGPTASSARPSDPPRVEPHPPAAKAEASAAQAPPAAAGCVARAGGAARKVEQGRLTFVRDDRGRFFELQDLLKATAEVLGTANLGVCYCATLTTGHSVVVKRFKEMNRVGKEDFEEHMRRLGRLSHPNLLPLVAYYYRKEEKLLIHDYVPNRSLANLLHGGGDERGMKKAALHWAARLKIVKGVARALSYLYDELCMLTVPHGHLKSSNILLDGHYEPLLTDYALVPVMNQSHAAQLMVAFKSPERKQFGRSSKKSDVWCLGLLILEMLTGKPPTYDLPKAAGAVPSAESLSSPQKPGPAAGNGTDLVTVVGSTPEGEWLDTVVDPDLRGEEEEDKEEMVKLIRVGMACCESNVDSRWELKTAIDKIEELKAKERPAPDEEQAFYSTVNNEDFNDVAIN; from the exons ATGGCCGGAGTGCCATCGTCGCTAGCGCGCCTCTACTTCCTCCTCCTCCCGCTAGCCACCGGATGCCTCCTCCTGCTGTCTGCTGAAGCCGCGCGGCTCCCGCTGTCCCTCGCTCCCGCCGACGCCGCGGCCGACGCGCTCCTCAGGCTCAAGGCTGGCATCAACGACAGCGGCGGCGCTCTCGGCAGCTGGTCCCCCGACACGAGCCCCTGCGGCGACGGAGACGGCGGGGGGGCCAGCTGGAAGGGCGTCATGTGCAACAGGGACGGCGTGCACGGCCTGCAGCTCGAGGGGATGGGCCTCTCCGGCGTGCTCGACCTGCGCGCCCTCACGAGCCTGCCCGGCCCCGGCCTCCGCACGCTGAGCTTCATGGACAACGATTTCGCCGGCCCGTTGCCCGACGTCAAGGCGCTGAGCGGCCTCCGCGCTCTTTTTCTGTCCGGGAACAAGTTTTCCGGCGTGATCCCCGCCGATGCGTTCGCCGGGATGGGCTCGCTAAAGAAGGTGGTCCTCTCCAATAATGACTTCACCGGCCCCATCCCGGCGTCGCTCGCCGACGCGCCCCGGCTCCTCGAGCTGCAGCTCAATGGCAACAAGTTTCAGGGGAAGATCCCTGACCTGAAACAGGACGAGCTGACGGCAGTCAACCTCGCAAACAATGAGCTCGAGGGGGAGATCCCGCCGAGCCTCAAATTCACGCCGCCTGACATGTTTGCCG GCAACACCAAGCTTTGCGGCCCACCGCTTGGTGTCAAATGCGAGGCCCCTCCGCCGCCGTCAGCGTCGCCGTCGCCATCACCGCCGCCGTCACCGAAGACACCGCCTCCAGCCTCCGTCAAAGAAGGCACCACGCCATCCCAACCAGCAGCAGACACCGTGGCGTCCACAGGCGCGTCGTCAGCTGACGATGCGAAGCAAGACGAGGGCCATAAGCCCGTCGAGGGCTCCACCTCCACGTCGTTCGGCGTCCTCGCCGCATTCATTGGCACGCTTGGGATCGCCGGCGTGGCGTTCGTCGCGCTGCGGAGGCGACGGGGGTACAAGACCAAGAACTTCGGCCCGACCGCGTCGTCGGCTCGGCCCTCGGATCCGCCGAGGGTCGAGCCGCACCCGCCGGCGGCGAAGGCCGAAGCCAGCGCGGCGCAGgcgccccctgccgccgccggGTGCGTGGCGCGCGCTGGCGGCGCGGCGCGGAAGGTGGAGCAGGGGCGGCTGACGTTCGTGCGCGACGACCGCGGCCGGTTCTTCGAGTTGCAGGACCTGCTCAAGGCCACGGCGGAGGTGCTCGGCACCGCCAACCTCGGCGTGTGCTACTGCGCCACGCTCACGACGGGCCACTCTGTCGTGGTGAAGCGGTTCAAGGAGATGAACCGGGTGGGCAAGGAGGACTTCGAGGAGCACATGCGGCGGCTGGGCCGGCTCAGCCACCCCAACCTCCTCCCGCTCGTCGCCTACTACTACCGCAAGGAGGAGAAGCTGCTCATCCACGACTACGTCCCCAACCGGAGCTTGGCGAACCTCCTCCATG GCGGCGGCGACGAGCGCGGGATGAAGAAGGCGGCGCTGCATTGGGCGGCGCGGCTGAAGATCGTCAAGGGCGTGGCGCGGGCGCTCAGCTACCTGTACGACGAGCTGTGCATGCTCACGGTGCCGCACGGCCACCTCAAGTCGTCCAACATCCTGCTCGACGGCCACTACGAGCCGCTGCTGACGGACTACGCGCTGGTGCCTGTGATGAACCAGTCGCACGCCGCGCAGCTCATGGTGGCCTTCAAGTCCCCGGAGCGGAAGCAGTTCGGCCGCTCGTCCAAGAAGAGCGATGTCTGGTGCCTCGGCCTGCTCATCCTCGAGATGCTCACCGGGAAGCCGCCGACCTACGACCTGCCCAAGGCGGCGGGGGCGGTGCCGTCGGCCGAATCGTTGTCGTCACCGCAGAAGCCGGGTCCGGCGGCGGGCAACGGCACGGACCTGGTGACCGTCGTGGGGTCGACGCCGGAGGGCGAGTGGCTGGACACCGTGGTGGACCCGGACCTGAggggcgaggaggaggaggacaaggAGGAGATGGTGAAGCTGATAAGGGTCGGCATGGCGTGCTGCGAGAGTAACGTGGACAGCCGGTGGGAGCTCAAGACCGCCATCGACAAGATCGAGGAGCTCAAGGCGAAGGAGCGCCCCGCCCCCGACGAGGAGCAGGCCTTCTACTCGACGGTGAACAACGAGGACTTCAACGACGTTGCCATCAACTGA